A part of Aquaspirillum sp. LM1 genomic DNA contains:
- a CDS encoding ABC transporter ATP-binding protein: MFAWFERRINPYPDGPPPQPPTGFFRFIWAASAGMRGLIVAMTALTATIGAFEALLFSMLGSIVDWLSQVPPDQLWQQEKSHLLLLAGILLASPLLVWLQSLCKFQGLLGNFPMRLRWNFHRHLLSQSMQFYQDEFAGRVSAKVMQTALAVRDTVMIVADIMVFITIYFITMVAVVGSFDLALVAPFIGWLLAYALALKFFIPRLGRAASAQADARSLMAGRITDAYTNIVTVKLFSQREREAGFARSAMQEFIVTVYRQMRLASAFEIVNHSLSMGLIACTAGATLWLWSQGQVSIGAVAAATAMALRLNGVSHWVMWEMSNLFEHIGTVQDGIATLARPVAVTDRAEAGELQVRQGEIRFEQVSFSYGGEKTVIDQLELTIRPGEKIGLVGRSGAGKSTLVNLLLRFDDVASGRILIDGQNIAEVTQDSLRAQVGMVTQDTSLLHRSVRDNLCYGRPDASEAEMMAAARRAEAHEFILGLSDPAGRHGYDAHVGERGVKLSGGQRQRIAIARVMLKNAPILLLDEATSALDSEVEAAIQSSLYTLMEGKTVVAIAHRLSTIAAMDRLIVLDQGRIVEQGDHASLLAQGGLYARLWAHQSGGFLAEVGE, from the coding sequence ATGTTTGCCTGGTTTGAACGGCGGATCAATCCCTATCCGGATGGCCCGCCCCCGCAACCCCCAACAGGGTTTTTTCGATTCATTTGGGCGGCGTCCGCTGGCATGCGCGGGCTGATTGTGGCGATGACCGCGCTGACCGCCACCATTGGCGCGTTTGAAGCGCTGCTGTTTTCCATGCTCGGTTCGATTGTGGACTGGTTAAGCCAGGTGCCGCCCGACCAGCTGTGGCAGCAGGAAAAAAGCCATTTATTGCTGCTGGCGGGCATTTTGCTGGCCAGCCCGCTGCTGGTGTGGTTGCAGTCGCTGTGCAAGTTTCAGGGCCTGCTGGGCAATTTTCCCATGCGCCTGCGCTGGAATTTCCATCGCCACCTGCTCAGCCAGAGCATGCAGTTTTATCAGGACGAATTTGCTGGTCGGGTGTCGGCCAAGGTGATGCAAACCGCGCTGGCGGTGCGCGATACGGTGATGATTGTTGCCGACATCATGGTGTTCATCACCATTTACTTCATCACCATGGTGGCGGTGGTGGGCAGCTTTGATCTGGCGCTGGTGGCACCGTTTATCGGCTGGCTGCTGGCTTACGCGCTGGCGCTGAAGTTTTTCATTCCGCGTCTGGGCCGTGCTGCCAGCGCCCAGGCCGACGCGCGTAGCCTGATGGCCGGGCGGATTACCGATGCCTACACCAATATTGTCACCGTCAAGCTGTTCTCCCAGCGCGAGCGCGAGGCGGGGTTTGCCAGAAGCGCGATGCAGGAGTTTATTGTCACTGTTTACCGGCAAATGCGTCTGGCCAGTGCGTTTGAAATCGTCAACCACAGCCTGAGCATGGGCCTGATTGCCTGCACCGCCGGGGCCACGCTGTGGCTGTGGAGCCAGGGGCAGGTGAGCATTGGCGCGGTGGCAGCGGCCACCGCGATGGCGCTGCGGCTCAATGGCGTGTCGCACTGGGTGATGTGGGAAATGTCCAATCTGTTTGAGCATATCGGCACGGTGCAGGACGGCATCGCCACCCTGGCCCGCCCGGTAGCGGTGACCGACCGCGCCGAGGCCGGCGAGCTGCAGGTGCGCCAGGGTGAAATCCGCTTTGAGCAGGTGAGCTTCAGCTACGGCGGGGAAAAAACCGTGATCGACCAGCTTGAGCTGACCATTCGCCCCGGCGAGAAAATTGGCCTGGTCGGGCGTAGCGGCGCGGGCAAGTCTACCCTGGTGAACCTGCTGCTGCGCTTTGACGACGTGGCCAGCGGGCGGATTCTGATCGATGGCCAGAATATTGCCGAGGTGACCCAGGACAGCCTGCGCGCACAGGTGGGCATGGTCACCCAGGACACCTCGCTGCTGCATCGCTCGGTGCGCGACAACCTGTGCTATGGCCGGCCCGACGCCAGCGAGGCCGAGATGATGGCTGCCGCCCGCCGTGCCGAAGCGCATGAGTTCATTCTGGGTCTGAGCGACCCGGCAGGCCGCCACGGCTATGATGCCCATGTGGGCGAGCGTGGGGTGAAGCTGTCGGGCGGCCAGCGCCAGCGGATTGCCATTGCCCGGGTGATGCTGAAAAACGCCCCGATTCTGCTGCTGGACGAAGCCACTAGCGCGCTGGATTCTGAAGTGGAAGCTGCTATCCAGAGCAGCCTGTACACGCTGATGGAAGGCAAAACCGTGGTGGCGATTGCCCACCGCCTGTCTACCATCGCCGCCATGGACCGGCTGATTGTGCTGGATCAGGGCCGGATTGTCGAACAGGGCGACCACGCCAGCCTGCTGGCGCAAGGTGGCCTGTACGCCCGGCTATGGGCGCACCAGAGCGGCGGGTTTCTGGCCGAGGTGGGGGAATAA
- a CDS encoding GNAT family N-acetyltransferase → MPNSSLLIREARLDDAHDAAEVVKLVDSYASDIIGGGKSLTPDVRERLIPALIAHPSKLIFLAFQGEEAVGLALCFIGFSSFQARPLINIHDLAVLPSHRGQGIGHRLIDAVAVRGREMGCCKMTLEVRPDNEPGLALYKKAGFNRSMLGNYPYWMMDKSL, encoded by the coding sequence ATGCCCAATTCTTCCCTGCTGATCCGAGAAGCCCGTCTGGACGACGCCCATGACGCTGCCGAAGTGGTAAAACTGGTGGACAGCTACGCCAGCGACATCATCGGCGGCGGCAAAAGCCTCACCCCCGACGTGCGCGAACGGCTGATTCCGGCGCTGATTGCCCACCCGTCCAAGCTGATTTTTCTGGCATTTCAGGGCGAAGAAGCGGTGGGGCTGGCGCTGTGTTTCATCGGTTTTTCCAGCTTTCAGGCCCGCCCGCTGATCAATATCCACGATCTGGCGGTATTGCCCAGCCATCGCGGCCAGGGCATTGGCCACCGGCTGATTGACGCGGTGGCGGTGCGTGGCCGGGAAATGGGCTGCTGCAAGATGACCCTGGAAGTGCGCCCGGACAACGAACCAGGGCTGGCGCTGTACAAAAAAGCCGGCTTTAACCGCTCGATGCTGGGCAATTATCCGTACTGGATGATGGACAAGAGTTTGTAA
- a CDS encoding nucleotidyltransferase family protein produces the protein MPAHELSTLELAPRHLQLVQALLRQHTPGAEVWAYGSRVTGGAQACSDLDLVLRQPGALDQTVPGWASLVGALQDSLLPISVDVHQWSQLPPAFQRNIEAGYVVLQP, from the coding sequence ATGCCAGCGCATGAGCTATCCACCCTGGAGCTGGCCCCACGCCACCTGCAGCTGGTGCAGGCGCTGCTGCGCCAGCACACCCCCGGTGCCGAAGTCTGGGCATATGGCAGCCGGGTGACCGGCGGCGCACAGGCATGCAGCGATCTGGACCTGGTGCTGCGCCAGCCGGGCGCACTTGACCAGACGGTGCCTGGCTGGGCATCACTGGTCGGCGCCTTGCAAGACAGCCTGCTGCCCATCAGCGTGGATGTGCACCAGTGGTCGCAGCTGCCCCCGGCTTTCCAGCGCAATATTGAAGCTGGCTATGTGGTGCTCCAGCCCTGA
- a CDS encoding HD-GYP domain-containing protein, translating into MSAPSPHDLLKTLYTMAMMVEARDAYTGGHLWRVAQFSRLLAQASGLSVLEVERIALGGFLHDLGKIGVPDAVLNKPDRLTDEEYDIIKTHPQVGADLLAGHPLAELAMDAVLLHHETPDGRGYPQGRKADAIPLVARIVGIADAFDAMTSSRPYRAGMPIARALHIIEEHLGSQFDRELGLLFIALGREGQLAHIVGHSEPGLPLQTCPGCGPIIPLLRHQGDGDTVLCPSCAGEYRLQVENGLRRLMPTGRREPAQARQPRANPVLIEELVASAGVALLPRRRGLMGWLRAA; encoded by the coding sequence ATGTCCGCCCCTTCCCCGCACGACCTACTCAAAACCCTGTACACCATGGCCATGATGGTGGAGGCGCGTGACGCTTACACCGGCGGGCATTTGTGGCGGGTGGCGCAATTTTCCCGCCTGCTGGCCCAGGCCAGCGGCCTGTCTGTGCTGGAGGTGGAACGCATTGCCCTGGGCGGTTTCCTGCACGATCTGGGCAAGATTGGCGTACCGGATGCGGTGCTGAACAAACCCGACCGGCTGACTGACGAAGAATACGACATCATCAAGACCCATCCCCAGGTGGGGGCCGATCTGCTGGCCGGTCATCCGCTGGCTGAATTGGCGATGGATGCCGTGCTCTTGCATCACGAAACGCCGGATGGGCGGGGTTATCCACAAGGCCGCAAGGCCGACGCCATTCCGCTGGTGGCGCGCATCGTGGGCATTGCCGATGCATTTGACGCCATGACCAGCTCGCGACCCTACCGGGCCGGCATGCCGATTGCCCGTGCGCTGCATATCATCGAGGAGCATCTGGGCAGCCAGTTTGATCGTGAGCTGGGCTTGCTGTTTATTGCGCTGGGGCGGGAAGGACAGCTGGCGCATATTGTCGGCCACAGTGAGCCCGGCCTGCCGCTGCAAACCTGCCCAGGCTGCGGGCCAATCATTCCGCTGTTGCGACACCAGGGGGATGGCGACACCGTGCTGTGCCCGTCTTGTGCCGGAGAATACCGTTTGCAGGTGGAGAACGGCCTGCGCCGGTTGATGCCCACTGGCCGGCGTGAGCCGGCGCAGGCCAGGCAGCCGCGTGCCAACCCGGTGCTGATCGAAGAACTGGTGGCGTCGGCTGGAGTGGCGCTGTTACCGCGCCGGCGCGGGCTGATGGGCTGGCTGCGGGCAGCGTAA
- a CDS encoding AraC family transcriptional regulator yields MHDPTLSLQRSAVLPWVEMRQASRSSACYHLHSHDEFSFGVIDAGTARYLNHGGQHAIGPGMTVLINPGVAHACNPAAGQWSYRMLFVDTAWVGQLQDELPGLPRQDYTPFARPHRADPAAAQAFSALFAGLQHAGSALALEAGLIDFLARYGFNLPADPDHTRPDASPPVQRARDCIMDQLAEPLSLGELASSSGLSRYQLIRHFKHRYGQTPHAYQIDQRINRAKQLLKRGERIADVALQLGFADQSHFQRQFKQRLATTPRHYQQCLQRVSGETRLRCPQPAHQPAPAR; encoded by the coding sequence ATGCACGATCCGACCCTCAGCTTGCAACGTAGCGCCGTGTTGCCCTGGGTGGAAATGCGCCAGGCCAGCCGCTCGTCGGCGTGTTACCACCTGCACAGTCATGATGAGTTTTCTTTTGGCGTGATTGACGCCGGCACGGCGCGCTACCTGAACCATGGCGGCCAGCATGCCATCGGGCCGGGCATGACCGTGCTGATCAACCCCGGCGTGGCCCATGCCTGCAATCCGGCGGCTGGGCAATGGTCGTATCGCATGCTGTTTGTCGATACCGCCTGGGTGGGCCAGTTACAGGACGAACTGCCCGGCCTGCCGCGCCAGGACTACACCCCATTTGCCCGCCCACACCGCGCCGATCCGGCAGCGGCGCAGGCGTTCAGCGCGCTGTTTGCCGGCCTGCAGCACGCCGGTTCAGCGCTGGCGCTGGAAGCCGGATTGATTGATTTTCTGGCCCGTTATGGCTTTAACCTGCCCGCCGACCCCGATCACACCCGCCCCGACGCCAGCCCGCCGGTGCAGCGGGCGCGAGACTGCATCATGGACCAACTGGCCGAACCGCTGTCGCTGGGCGAACTGGCCAGCAGCAGCGGGCTGAGCCGCTACCAGCTGATTCGCCACTTCAAGCACCGCTACGGCCAGACCCCGCACGCCTACCAGATTGACCAGCGCATCAACCGCGCCAAGCAGCTGCTCAAGCGCGGCGAACGGATTGCCGACGTGGCGCTGCAGCTGGGCTTTGCCGACCAGAGCCATTTCCAGCGCCAGTTCAAGCAGCGGCTGGCCACCACGCCGCGCCATTACCAGCAGTGTTTGCAGAGGGTATCGGGGGAAACGCGCTTACGCTGCCCGCAGCCAGCCCATCAGCCCGCGCCGGCGCGGTAA
- a CDS encoding LysE family translocator, whose amino-acid sequence MSTPWLMSIVLFALAGAISPGPVNLLATAVGSQAGFVRALPHVSGASLSYVLIVWLSGVGLQQLWHTWPALGAMLPYAGAGYVLYLSGKIALASPSSPQDASAPCLPGFWQGVCCQTLNPKAWWVAMSGVSVLVGSGPDSAGRLAVFCAISGVICWGSVACWAALGQLIRPWLAQAGHQRWFNRGMALALLGSMVPMLLPASQ is encoded by the coding sequence ATGTCCACTCCCTGGCTGATGTCCATCGTGCTGTTTGCCCTGGCGGGCGCCATTTCGCCGGGGCCGGTCAACCTGCTGGCCACGGCGGTGGGGTCGCAGGCGGGGTTTGTCCGGGCGCTACCGCATGTCAGCGGGGCCAGCCTCAGCTATGTGCTGATTGTCTGGCTGTCCGGCGTTGGCCTGCAGCAACTGTGGCACACCTGGCCGGCGCTGGGGGCGATGCTGCCGTATGCCGGGGCGGGCTATGTGCTGTATCTGAGCGGCAAGATTGCCCTGGCCTCACCCAGTTCACCCCAGGATGCCAGCGCGCCGTGCCTGCCTGGCTTCTGGCAGGGCGTGTGCTGCCAGACGCTCAACCCGAAAGCGTGGTGGGTGGCGATGTCCGGGGTGAGTGTGCTGGTGGGCAGCGGGCCGGACAGCGCCGGGCGGCTGGCGGTGTTTTGCGCCATTTCCGGCGTGATATGCTGGGGATCGGTGGCCTGCTGGGCGGCGCTGGGCCAGTTGATCCGCCCCTGGCTGGCGCAGGCCGGCCATCAGCGCTGGTTCAATCGGGGCATGGCGCTGGCCTTGCTAGGGTCGATGGTGCCCATGCTGCTGCCGGCCTCGCAGTAA
- the ybgF gene encoding tol-pal system protein YbgF — MASKTPALLCVLAAATLMAGCASTSDVDDVRRQLTERDRMAQQRLAQIESKISNEKLLEMVTQVEQLNAEVARLRGDLDVVNYNQQTMQKRQNDLYSDLDLRLVKLEGSAPQTKAAAPASSEADPSKIAAKTADVKPVDEATQEYDRALTLLRNRDFAKAITALKGFADKYPDARQQADAHYWLGMAYAAERQCKPAISVHTEFVSKYASHAKAPDALRNIGNCQRDLGDMAAARTTWAKLIKQFPTSDAAGKAKQQMAALKEG, encoded by the coding sequence ATGGCCTCCAAGACTCCTGCCCTGCTCTGCGTACTTGCCGCCGCCACCCTGATGGCCGGGTGCGCCAGCACTTCCGACGTGGACGACGTGCGCCGTCAGCTGACCGAACGCGACCGCATGGCGCAACAACGGCTGGCCCAGATCGAATCCAAGATCAGCAACGAAAAGCTGCTGGAAATGGTCACCCAGGTTGAGCAGCTCAACGCCGAAGTGGCGCGCCTGCGCGGCGACCTTGACGTGGTCAACTACAACCAGCAGACCATGCAAAAGCGCCAGAACGACCTATACAGCGACCTCGACCTGCGCCTGGTCAAGCTGGAAGGCAGCGCGCCACAAACCAAGGCGGCAGCCCCGGCCAGCAGTGAAGCCGACCCCAGCAAAATCGCCGCCAAGACAGCCGACGTCAAGCCAGTGGACGAAGCCACCCAGGAATACGACCGCGCGCTGACCCTGCTGCGCAACCGCGACTTTGCCAAGGCGATCACCGCGCTGAAAGGCTTTGCCGACAAATACCCGGACGCCCGCCAGCAGGCCGACGCCCACTACTGGTTGGGCATGGCCTACGCCGCCGAACGCCAGTGCAAGCCGGCCATCAGCGTACACACCGAATTTGTCAGCAAATACGCCAGCCACGCCAAGGCCCCGGATGCGCTGCGCAATATCGGCAACTGCCAGCGCGACCTGGGCGACATGGCCGCCGCCCGCACCACCTGGGCCAAGCTGATCAAGCAGTTCCCCACCAGCGACGCCGCTGGCAAGGCCAAGCAGCAGATGGCGGCGCTGAAGGAAGGCTGA
- a CDS encoding Rpn family recombination-promoting nuclease/putative transposase, with amino-acid sequence MAHLHDSGYKYLFSHAELVQERLEAFAPPGVSALLDYSTLRLENGNYVTPAIMNAPQQREATQTRHRGG; translated from the coding sequence ATGGCACACCTCCACGACAGCGGTTACAAATACCTGTTTTCCCACGCCGAACTGGTGCAGGAACGGCTGGAAGCCTTTGCCCCGCCGGGGGTGTCAGCGTTGCTGGATTACAGCACGCTCCGCCTGGAAAACGGCAACTACGTCACCCCGGCGATCATGAATGCCCCACAACAGCGGGAAGCCACACAAACGCGGCACCGTGGCGGCTGA
- the cadR gene encoding Cd(II)/Pb(II)-responsive transcriptional regulator — protein sequence MQIGELARQAGCAVDTIRYYEKQGLLPPPARSAGNFRDYADSHVERLRLIRHCRTLDMSLEEIRALLAVHDQPQADCSTVNALLDAHLGHVQARLHALQALEQALLSLRQRCASTGAAAQCGILHELTHTLEAPLPAADGHVRGVCHR from the coding sequence ATGCAAATCGGTGAACTGGCCCGGCAAGCCGGGTGTGCGGTGGACACCATCCGCTACTACGAAAAACAGGGTCTGTTGCCGCCGCCGGCGCGTTCGGCAGGCAATTTCCGCGACTACGCCGACAGCCATGTCGAGCGGCTGCGGCTGATTCGTCATTGCCGCACGCTGGACATGAGCCTGGAGGAAATCCGCGCGCTGCTGGCCGTGCATGACCAGCCGCAGGCAGATTGCAGCACGGTGAACGCCTTGCTGGATGCGCATCTGGGCCATGTGCAAGCTCGCTTGCACGCCTTGCAGGCGCTGGAGCAGGCCTTGCTGAGCTTGCGTCAGCGCTGTGCCAGCACCGGGGCGGCGGCGCAGTGCGGCATTTTGCACGAGCTGACTCACACCCTGGAGGCCCCGCTACCGGCAGCGGACGGGCATGTGCGCGGGGTGTGCCACCGCTAG